The genomic DNA GCCCGGCTGGCCTATGTCCAGTGGTATCGGCGGCCTGGTGTCTATGCGCTCGACACAGTCGCAAGGCCGGCGAGAGAGACATGATCCAGACTGCCCCGACGCAAACTGCCGCCAGTTCGGATTGGCATGCGTTCATATCCAATCCCGCAAGCTACGCGGATGCCGCCCGGCTCGCGGACTGTTTCGGTGGCACGATCGGCGAGGCAGCCTGCGAGCGAATGCGCCAGTCGCAGCGCCTGCATGAGCGGTTGTCGAAGCTTCTGCTCGATCATTACGGGCTTTCTTGCACCGTCGACGAACCGGCCGACGACGTGGATCGGGCGATCGCCCTGTCGTCGGGCGAGGAGTTGGAGGAGCTTGCGCTTCGCTCGGGCGCAATCTACCAGGCCAGCAGCATCGCCGCAGTCATTGCTGGACGCGAAGCGGCTGCCCTGCAGGCGGCGCTCGGCATGGATATCTGCTCAGCCGCAGTCGCGAACCGCGATCTGGCCGGCCCAATTCAGCCCCTGGAGCCCCTGGATGATATCTACAATCGCGTCCATGCCGACGGGCTGAGTTGCCTTTGCGCCTGGTGTCAGGCGATGCCCCGCGACACGAGCATGCGGGTTCGCCTCAAGCTGATGCCGCACGAACTCGTCGATGGGACGGCGATCGCACCCTTTGCCGAGATCGGTCCGGCGATTGTTCGACGAGCGATGCGTTAGACAGAATGGTCGAGCCGGACAACGCGACCAATGATATGCCCCGGCGCCCTCGCGCCCGCATTCTGCGTGCCGGCGAGGCCCGTGCGTGGCTGGACGGCCATGCCTTCCTCGATGAGGCCAGACGTGATGCGCAGCAGATGCGCGAGGCCGCCCGGCGGGCCTACGCGGCCGAATATGCGCAGGGCTACGAAGACGGCAAGGCACAAGGCGACGCGGAGGCCGCACGGTTGGTGGACGAGACGACAATCAGGGTGGATCGCTATCTCTCCAGGCTGGAACCGGAGGTCGTCGCTCTGGCCCTCGATGTTGTCAGGCGGATGCTGGGGGAATTTGACGTGACGAGGCTTGTCGCAAAGGCGGCCAGGCAGGCGATCGCTGACGTTCGCCGCGCCAAATATCTGAAAGTCCGCGTCCATCCCCGCTCCGTCGGCAGGGTTCGCGATGAACTGGACGCGGTCCTGCGTGAGAGCGATCTGGCCATGACGATCGAGATCGACGGGGATGACACGCTCGCGGCAGACACATGCATTCTTTCGACCGACATCGCCGTCATCGATGCCAGCATTGACGCGCAGCTCGATGCGATCGCCGATGCGCTCCGGTCCAAGGCCGAGGGTCCGGCATGACGGGCTCGGCTGCCGACATAGAGAGCCGGCTCGCATCCATCATTCCGGGGCTACGGTCGAACTTGCGGGACGATGCAAGCCGGCCCCGTAGAGGACGTGTGCGGCGGGTGACCGGCACGGTCATCCATGCGACGGTGGAGGAGGTTCGGATCGGCGAGATATGCGACCTCCTGGACCCCAGGACAGGCAAGACGACCAAGGCCGAAGTCGTCGGCCTCATGGACGAGATGGCAGTCCTGGTGCCGCTTGGTGACCTGACGGGCCTTTCAAGCCTGACCGAGGTGGTTGCGACCGGGAAGGACCAGTTGGTGCCGGTCGGTCCCGGGCTTCTTGGGCGCGTGATCAGCGCGCTCGGCGAGCCGCTGGACGGCAGGCCGCTGGACGGCATCACCGGCACCTATCCCGTCAACGCCTATCCGCCGTCGCCACTGGAACGCAGCCTGATTTCCGAGCCGATCCAACTCGGAATCCGCGCCCTCGATGGGCTGCTCACTTGCGCGCGCGGACAGCGCGTCGGCATCTTCGGGGAGCCCGGCGTCGGCAAATCGGTTCTGCTTTCCGACATCGTCACCGGCACCGATGCGGATGTCGCCGTGGTTGCTCTGGTTGGCGAACGCGGGCGCGAGGTGCGCGAATTCATCCAGCATCAGCTAGGGCCTGAGGGGCTCGCGCGGGCAGTCATCGTCGTCGCGACATCCGACCGTCCGGCCATCGAGCGCGTCAAGGCCGCCTATGTGGCCACCAGCATCGCCGAATATTTTCGCGACCAAGGCAAGCACGTGTTGTTGGCAATGGACAACATAACCCGGTTTGCCCGCGCGCAGCGCGAGATTGGCCTCGCTTCGGGCGAGCCGCCGACGCGCCGCGGTTTTCCCTCTTCGCTTTTCGCGGTCCTGCCGCGTCTGCTCGAGCGCTCGGGACCTGGTCGCGTCGGTTCCATCACCAGCCTCTACAGTGTTCTTCTGGAGGGCGACGGCACGCTCGATCCGGTCGCCGAGGAAATCCAGGCGCTTCTCGATGGCCACGTCTTCCTGTCGAACGAACTGGCCCAGCGCAATCACTTCCCGGCCGTCGACGTGCTGCGCAGCCGAAGCCGCCTGATGGACACGGTGGTGCCGCCTGGGCATCGGGCGGATGCCGGCCGGCTGCGCGAGCTGCTTGCCCGCTACGCCGATGTCGAATTGCTGCTGCGCGTCGGCGAGTACGAAAGGGGCAACGACGCGGTTGCGGACGAGGCGGTGGCGAAGATCGACATCATCAACGCCTTCCTGCGGCAGGCGTCCGCCACGCACGAAACGATCGACAAAACACGCCAACGCATGCGGGAGATCGTCAATGAAGGACCATGACGTCATCGCTCGATTGCGTGATCTCAGGCGCCATCGCGAAGCGCGCGCAAGGGAGGCGGTCATCAGAAGATATGCCGCTGCGCGGCAGGCGGCCGAGGAGGTCCGGAAGGCGGCTGCCGCCGTCGCCGAGCATCTCCAGGCGACAGCCGATGCCGAGGATGCTGCGTTTGGTTCGCTTGTCGGACATTCGGTGAATGCCGCCAGGCTCTATCGGCTCCAGGGGCGGTTCGAGACCGCCGCCAGGGAAACCGAGCAATTGCGGGAAAACGAACGGGAGGCTGGCATCACCGAGCAGCGACGCAGAGTGGAGCTGTCGGCAGCCCGTGAGGATCATCGCAAGACCATGAAAGGCGTGACGAAGCTGGACCGCCTGTTGGAGGATCTTATCAAGCGTAGCGCAGGTCGTGGCCTCGCTCGTGCCGAACTCTCGGAGGAAGAGGAGCGTGGCGTAATGCGACCCTCTTCAGAACGATAGCGCAGTCGGTGACCGAGAGCATGGCAGCGTGATGCCTCAGTCTTTGGCAGCGGCAAGCAAGAAGGCGCGGGGAAACCCGGTGAAGCGCGCGGCCAGGCGATCGAGCCGCGGCGAGCGGTTGACATTGGAATCCGTCGCGGCGGCGGAGGTTGGCGCGTTGAACGCCTTCTACCGACGCCGTGTTCCCGCCGAGATTACGATTGCGGGGAAAACCGTGGCGATCGCGGCTGTCTGGCCGGCGCCGAACCCGGCGGATCAGCGGTTATCCACGATTGCGTTTTCCGTTGGCGAGGCGGCAGGGAAATTGCGCCTGCCGCTTTCCATTGTCGAATGGGCTCTCGCCAAGGCGGACGAGCTGGTCGACATGAACCATCTGGCACCCGCTCACGCCGCGCTGCTGCTGGAGTCCGCTTTCGAACAAGATCTCCAGTGGATCGAGGGCAAGCTGGGCGAGAGGATCACGATCACGTCGATCGAGCGCGCAGACATCGTTTCGAACGAAGCCTCATATGCTTTTGTCCTGGCCGGCGAGGGCAAGTCCATAGACTGCGTCCTGAACACGAATAGCGCCGACCTCGCGATGCGCATTGGTCGCGCGCTCGACGAGATCGGCAAAGCGAAGGCGCCGGTTCCGGCCGAGTTCCCGCTGGCGGTCAGCCTTCGGCGCGGCGCGCTGACGATCAGCCTTGGCGAGCTTCAAAGCCTGCGGCCCGACGATGTGGTTCTTTTCGACGACACCGAGGAAGGAGGCGCCGCGGCTTTCATCATCGCAGAGCGCCTCTTCGCTCCGGTCAGTCTGACGGCGGATGGGCCGCGGGTGCTTGCCGCGCCGGCCGCGATTGCAGGATCGAAATGGGAGTGGACCATGAACCAAGGCACATCGCCGCCAGCCGGCCAGATATTGGAGGAGTCGACTCTCGACGAATTGCCGGTCGCGCTTGCCTTCGAGGTCGGCCGCACGGTGATGCCCGTCGGCGAGGTAAGGCAGCTTGCGCCGGGCGCCATCATTCCCATCGCCGACGTCACGAAACCGGCGGTCGACATCCTCGCCAACGGCAAACGCGTCGGCCGCGGCGAGATCGTCCGGATCGGGGAAGGCCTGGGCGTGAGAATCGAGCGCATGTTCGACAATGCTTGACAATTCGCCCAATCTCCTCGGGATTCTGATCGCCGTCGGCTTTGTCGGGCTGCTCCCGCTGGCCGTCGTCACGATGACCGGCTTCCTGAAGATATCGGTCGTGCTTTTCCTCGTCCGCAACGCGCTCGGCGTCCAGCAGATGCCGCCCAATCTTGTGCTCTATGGCATAGCGCTCGTGCTCACCGTCTATGTCACGACACCGTTGCTGAGCGAGATGTCGGGCCGGCTTCAGGAAGGGCAGGTTCAGTTCCGGACGACCGACGACCTGGCCAGGGCGGCGCAACTGGTGAAGGAACCATTGCAGCAGCACCTGATCAAATTCACCCAGCCGGCAGAGCGGCAGTTCTTTCTTGATGGGACCAGCCGCCTGTGGCCGGAACAGGCGCGCCAGAATCTCAGGGACGACGATCTCTCGATCCTTGTTCCCGCCTTTGTCGCCTCGGAGCTTACGCGCGCATTCGAGATCGGCTTCCTGCTCTATCTTCCCTTCCTCATCATCGACATCGTCGTCGCGAACATCCTGATGACGCTCGGCATGATCATGGTCTCGCCGGTCCTGATTTCGATTCCGCTCAAACTGTTCCTTTTCGTCGCCATCGATGGCTGGTCACGGCTGATGCACGGCCTGATCCTGAGCTACGGCTGACGCGGTCGAGGCCCCGTATGGACAACGACTTCATCCAGGCGAAAGTCCAAGGCGCGCTGCTGACGGTGCTGTTCGCATCGAGCCCAGCGATCATCGCGGCCCTGGCGGTCGGCATTCTTGTCGGACTTGCCCAGGCGTTGACGCAAATTCAGGACCAGTCCCTGCCGCAGACGATCAAGCTCGTGGTGATCCTCCTGGTCATCGTCGTGTTCGGACCTCTGCTTGGCCAGCAGATCGCGCAGCAGGCCTCGACAGCTATGGACGAGTTTCCTGTCGTCACGCGTTGAGGAGCCCGGATGCCGGTCGAACCACTCTTCGCGTCGATCAGGGAGCTTCAGTTCTATCTCCTGGCGGGCGCTTTCGCGCTCGCGCGCGTGACCGGATTCATGCTCTTGATGCCGCTGTTTTCGCGCGTGCCGCTGCCTGGGCTTCTGCGCAACGGTGTTGCCCTGGCGCTGGCGGTCCCGGTCTTTCCGACGATCGTGAGCAAGCTGACAAATGCTGACATCGCCACCACGATGATCGCCGTCTATATCCTGAAGGAGGTGGTGATCGGGGTAACGCTCGGGCTGGCGATGGGCATCCCCTTCTGGGCGGCCGAGGCTGCCGGCGACATCCTGGACCTTCAGCGCGGGTCCACGATGGGGACGCTGATCGATCCGATGATGACCCACGAGACGAGCGCCACCGGCACCTTGCTCGCCGTCATCATGGTCACGATCTACCTCGCCGCCGGCGGCCTGCAGCTTTCCTTGACCAGTCTTTACGACAGCTACGGGATTTGGCCGATCGACCGGCTTCTGCCGATCTTCAGCAAGGACGCCGCCGGGATATTCCTCGGTTTGCTGAACCGCATTCTGGTGATGGCATTGACCCTTGTCTTCCCGCTGATCATCAGCATGCTGTTGTCCGACATTGTTCTCGCGTTCCTGGCGCGGGCCTCGCCACACCTCAATGTTTTCGCGCTTTCGCTGGTGGTGAAGACCGGCGTGTTCGGCCTCGTCTTCGTGCTCTATTCGAGTTTTTTGCTCTTCTATATGGATCGGGATATTGGCTTCCTGCGCGAGGCGGACCGACAAATAGAAGCGATCGGCTGCCGCACCTGTGAATAACAGAAAGCGGATTAGATATTTATAATATAAGACAATGTTGGCCGACCAATAAATACGTTTTATCACCTGGGAAAGATTATCATAATTTGACAAGCGGCCGAGCCGCCAACGATCTTGCATCCTCCCGACGCGTCTCTGAAATGTTGGTATTTATCGGAAGCCATGGCTCGCCAGACCATTTCACCAGTCTACGAGGATTTGCGGCGTTTCGACGCGAACAGGCTGCGCAGACTTGTCAGAACGGGCGCCTATGAGGGGCATACAGGTGGACTTGCGCGTGGCAAGCTCCAGGTCAATGTCGTGATACTGCCCCGCGCTTTTGCCAGCGATTTTCACCAGTTCTGCGTCCACAACCCAAAGGCCTGTCCATTGGTGGGCCTGAGCCGCGCCGGCAGTCCGCTGATCCCGGCGCTGGGCGATATCGATATTCGCACCGATGCCCCTCAGTATAACGTCTATCGCTTCGGGGAACTGACCGGCCAGAGGACGGACATCATCGATCTTTGGCAGGATGATTTTGGCCCGCCTTCGCCCTTCCGGGCAGTTCCGCTTACCGTCGAGACGCCCCGCGCCGGACCGTTCGCTGGCCAGACGGTCGTCTCGATGCGTCCCGTAAGGTCCTGCGACGTCGACAAGGTTCGAGCACTCACGGCACGCTTCCCGCATACTCACGGCTCTCCCATCCATGTCGGGGAGCCTTCGATCATCGGAATATACGACATGACGGCTCCAGACTGGGGCGATGCGGTCGAGCTGGTGGACGGAGAGGTTCCCGTGTTTTGGGCCAGCAGCGTCACTGCCCAGGATGCCCTCGCTCGCGCAAAACTGGCGATCTCAGTCACCGTGTCGCCGGGGCACATGCTGGTCACGGACGTGGACGCACGAGCTTTCCATGGGTGACAAGTGTGCCTGATGCGGTCGTGCGGACCGGCTGGCCCGTGATGTGGATCTGACTCCCTCCATCTGGAGGCGCTCGAAACGCTCTATACAGGTCTCGGCCGGCCACCCTTAAAGCGTGTCGCTACGAAACGGATTCAGGCGCCGCGCTTTGCGCTCAGCCTTCAGTTTGGATTGCGCAGCTGGTTGAGCCTCGCCAGCAACTCCTCGGGAACATTCTTGCTGACACTTGCCGCACCTGCATAGATGTTGCCGCTGTTGCCGTCGAGCGTGAGGATGGTTCCTTCGGAATAGCTCACGCCGCCGATGATGAGGCATCTGGCCGCTTCATCGATCATCATGGTCTCGCATCCGACCAGGCAAACCTTGCCTAGCTGGCGCGCGACGACGGCCGCGTGCGACGTTCGCGCTCCATGCTGGGTCAGAAGGCCATCGGCCAGTTCGAGTGCCGCGATATCGCGCGTCTCCGCGTCGCGGCGCACGAGGATAACCTGCGCGCCTGCCTGCTTGCGTCGGCGCGCGACATCCTCCTCGAAGGCAATCTCACCGCTCGCGACGCCGGTCGCGGCCGAAGCGGCGGTTGCGATCGGCGACAGTGACTTTCCGTCTTCCGTCGAGATCGTGCTGAGCGAAAGCGAGCTCGCATCAAGACCGTTTGTGCGCAGGCGAGCCGTTTCGGCGTCGATCAGACCTTGATCCAGCATATCCAGCGCAATCTGAGCCGCCGCGCGCGGCGTGCGCTTGCCGTTGCGGGTCTGGAGCATGAACAACACGCCGTCCTCGATCGTGAATTCGAAGTCCTGCATGTCGCCGAAATGTCGCTCAAGGGCGTTTGCCACCTGCACGAGCTCGTCCCACAGGGAAGGTGCGACGGCAGCGAGCTCGTCATGTCCTTGGGCTGTGCGACGCCCGCTCACGACATCCTCGCCCTGCGCGTTGAACAGGAAATCGACCCATGGGCTCTGCGCGCCAGTGCTGGGGTTGCGTGTGAATCCGACGCCGGCGCCAGAGAGGCCGCCGGCATTGCCGAACACCATGCGTTGCACAGTGACGGCCGTGCCCATATCGTGGCTCAAGCCGTGAAGGTTGCGGTAGGTCACGGCCTTGTCGCTGGACCAGGAGCGAAAGACCGCGCCGATCGCCTCGGTGAGCTGCTGTTTGGCGTCCTGCGGAAACGGATGTCCGGCTTCTTTCGCAAATGTTTGCAGATGTCGACCTGCCACATCGCGCAAGGCCACAAAATCGAGGCTGCGTTCTTCGCCGTTCCGCACGGCGTCGAGATCGGCCTCGAAATGCTGTGCATCCACGCCGGCTACCACCTCGCCGAAACCGGCGATAAGGCGGCGGTAGGCATCCCATGCAAGCCTCGGGTGCCCGGTCAGGCGAACGAAGCCGGGAAGCGTCGCTTCGGTCAGCCCGATATTGAGCAATGTTTCCATCATGCCGGGCATCGACACAGGTGCGCCGGAACGCACCGACAGCAGAAGCGGGCGTCTCGAATCTCCCAATCTCAAGTCCGACGCGTGCTCGAGTGTCGTCAGCGCGTCGCCCCAGATCTCCGGCGTGACGTCATCGCGGTGCGCGCAAAAGCCGGTGCCGATGACGAAAGCAGGAGGCACGTTAAGGCCGAACGCCGCCATGCGGGCAAGGTTGTGGGCCTTGAAGCCTAGAATATCGGGCGTGATCGGTCTTTCGGCGGCCGTCTTCGCGCCGATCGAGTATACGATCTTCGCTTCGTTCGCCTCGGGTCTGATGCGAGCAATCGAGGCGCTCATCCGCGTGCTCCGATGCTGTCGAACGCCAATTCGCGAATGCCGAAGCTCGCCGCCAGCAAGGCATCGGTCGCCAGCTCGATGGCTGCCGCGAAGTCCGTCGTCAGAGTGAGGGTGAGCGGATCGTCGACGTGACGCGCCAGCGCGCGGCGGACATCGCGCAACAATTCGTCACACTGATGTTCCGCCTCGACCGCGCGCCAGGAGACCGCGATGAAGGTTTCGTGATCCTCGGCCGTGCCGCCGTCGCGCAGGATGCCGGCGATCGACAGCGCCCTGACGTGATCCCGCACCGCTTCATAGGTGCGCTCGGCGAGCCGCACCAGCTTTTCGCGCACTTCGCCATGCCAGCCTTTGTTGCGAGCCTCGGCGATCAGCGACAGAAGAAACGTCGCTTCCTCCAGTGCGTCGGCGATATTGTCGGCTCTCTCAATGAGACGCGTGAATGGCAGCCAGCGCGTGTTGTGCTCCGCGCGTTCGCGCGAGCGCGTCACCAGATTGTCGGCCTGACGCTCCCATCCTTTCGCGCGCGATGCCAGTTTCTCGGCGGCCTTGCCGTCGCGTTCCAGACCATGCGTCAGCGCGTCCCGCAAACCTTCCGCCAGTTCATGGCAGAACCCGGCATGCTCGCCGAGGAGCTCGAAGACGTCTCGCTGTTGTCCGAGATGGCGAACGAGCAGAAGGCGCACGGAATCCGCGATCCGCGGCAAGGGCTGATGCTCCTGCATGGCCTGAGAGGCCGAAGACATCGCGTCCAGCATGAATGCGCGCGCGTGCTCGTCGCCGAGCACGGTGTCGAGGCGGTCACCGATGCGAAAGAACTCGCTGCCAATCGATTCCATGGCATCGAACAGCAGATGCTCGGCGCCGGCTTCGAGCCATCCCATGTGCCCGATGTCGCGCCTTGCACTGGCGGCGAGGATCGCCGTGGCATTCGCCTTTCCAACCAGCAGTCGCAGACGTTTGCGCGCCCGGTTCCAGTCGATCAGAAACACGATGCGCGAACCGAGCGCTTCCAGCGTCACGCCCAGCGCCGTTTCGTCGGCGTTGTCGAACGTCGCCGTCCCGACATAATACGCGTCTCCAGCGTTCAGCCCCTCGGTCGCCCGCGAGCCGACATTGGACCAGGTCGCGCCGATCTCGCCTAGAAGATCCTGAAAGAAAGCGAAGCGCTGCTGGTGAAGGTCGGAATAGGTGAGCGACAGCCGCAGCCCTTCAACCTGGATGACCAGAACATGCGCGTCATTGGTGCCGATGTCGTTCTGAATCAACAGCCTCGTGCCATCGCGCGTTGCCGCCGTATCGAGGCCGGGGTGGGTGAGTTTCAGGGGCCGCGTGCGGTTCAGGCCGCGCATGAAGGCGGCCACGCGAGGCCGGTCGTCCGGCGACAACTGCCAGATATGCGCGCCATCGATCGTCTCGTCCGAAATATCCGCCGCCAGCCGGTTGATGGCCTTGTGCAAGTCCATCACCAGGATATGGAAGCTGTCGTCCTCGCGGCGGTTGCCGCTGGTCAATTGCCTCAGCTGCCCTGCATCGAGCAAACCCGGCTCAAGGCCACCGAGCCAGCCGCACCACACCTCGATCCTTGAAAGC from Mesorhizobium sp. M1E.F.Ca.ET.045.02.1.1 includes the following:
- a CDS encoding SctK family type III secretion system sorting platform protein, with amino-acid sequence MIQTAPTQTAASSDWHAFISNPASYADAARLADCFGGTIGEAACERMRQSQRLHERLSKLLLDHYGLSCTVDEPADDVDRAIALSSGEELEELALRSGAIYQASSIAAVIAGREAAALQAALGMDICSAAVANRDLAGPIQPLEPLDDIYNRVHADGLSCLCAWCQAMPRDTSMRVRLKLMPHELVDGTAIAPFAEIGPAIVRRAMR
- the sctL gene encoding type III secretion system stator protein SctL, producing MVEPDNATNDMPRRPRARILRAGEARAWLDGHAFLDEARRDAQQMREAARRAYAAEYAQGYEDGKAQGDAEAARLVDETTIRVDRYLSRLEPEVVALALDVVRRMLGEFDVTRLVAKAARQAIADVRRAKYLKVRVHPRSVGRVRDELDAVLRESDLAMTIEIDGDDTLAADTCILSTDIAVIDASIDAQLDAIADALRSKAEGPA
- a CDS encoding FliI/YscN family ATPase, which translates into the protein MTGSAADIESRLASIIPGLRSNLRDDASRPRRGRVRRVTGTVIHATVEEVRIGEICDLLDPRTGKTTKAEVVGLMDEMAVLVPLGDLTGLSSLTEVVATGKDQLVPVGPGLLGRVISALGEPLDGRPLDGITGTYPVNAYPPSPLERSLISEPIQLGIRALDGLLTCARGQRVGIFGEPGVGKSVLLSDIVTGTDADVAVVALVGERGREVREFIQHQLGPEGLARAVIVVATSDRPAIERVKAAYVATSIAEYFRDQGKHVLLAMDNITRFARAQREIGLASGEPPTRRGFPSSLFAVLPRLLERSGPGRVGSITSLYSVLLEGDGTLDPVAEEIQALLDGHVFLSNELAQRNHFPAVDVLRSRSRLMDTVVPPGHRADAGRLRELLARYADVELLLRVGEYERGNDAVADEAVAKIDIINAFLRQASATHETIDKTRQRMREIVNEGP
- the sctQ gene encoding type III secretion system cytoplasmic ring protein SctQ; the protein is MKRAARRSSRGERLTLESVAAAEVGALNAFYRRRVPAEITIAGKTVAIAAVWPAPNPADQRLSTIAFSVGEAAGKLRLPLSIVEWALAKADELVDMNHLAPAHAALLLESAFEQDLQWIEGKLGERITITSIERADIVSNEASYAFVLAGEGKSIDCVLNTNSADLAMRIGRALDEIGKAKAPVPAEFPLAVSLRRGALTISLGELQSLRPDDVVLFDDTEEGGAAAFIIAERLFAPVSLTADGPRVLAAPAAIAGSKWEWTMNQGTSPPAGQILEESTLDELPVALAFEVGRTVMPVGEVRQLAPGAIIPIADVTKPAVDILANGKRVGRGEIVRIGEGLGVRIERMFDNA
- the sctR gene encoding type III secretion system export apparatus subunit SctR yields the protein MLDNSPNLLGILIAVGFVGLLPLAVVTMTGFLKISVVLFLVRNALGVQQMPPNLVLYGIALVLTVYVTTPLLSEMSGRLQEGQVQFRTTDDLARAAQLVKEPLQQHLIKFTQPAERQFFLDGTSRLWPEQARQNLRDDDLSILVPAFVASELTRAFEIGFLLYLPFLIIDIVVANILMTLGMIMVSPVLISIPLKLFLFVAIDGWSRLMHGLILSYG
- a CDS encoding flagellar biosynthetic protein FliQ, coding for MDNDFIQAKVQGALLTVLFASSPAIIAALAVGILVGLAQALTQIQDQSLPQTIKLVVILLVIVVFGPLLGQQIAQQASTAMDEFPVVTR
- the sctT gene encoding type III secretion system export apparatus subunit SctT; translated protein: MPVEPLFASIRELQFYLLAGAFALARVTGFMLLMPLFSRVPLPGLLRNGVALALAVPVFPTIVSKLTNADIATTMIAVYILKEVVIGVTLGLAMGIPFWAAEAAGDILDLQRGSTMGTLIDPMMTHETSATGTLLAVIMVTIYLAAGGLQLSLTSLYDSYGIWPIDRLLPIFSKDAAGIFLGLLNRILVMALTLVFPLIISMLLSDIVLAFLARASPHLNVFALSLVVKTGVFGLVFVLYSSFLLFYMDRDIGFLREADRQIEAIGCRTCE
- a CDS encoding DUF1445 domain-containing protein — encoded protein: MARQTISPVYEDLRRFDANRLRRLVRTGAYEGHTGGLARGKLQVNVVILPRAFASDFHQFCVHNPKACPLVGLSRAGSPLIPALGDIDIRTDAPQYNVYRFGELTGQRTDIIDLWQDDFGPPSPFRAVPLTVETPRAGPFAGQTVVSMRPVRSCDVDKVRALTARFPHTHGSPIHVGEPSIIGIYDMTAPDWGDAVELVDGEVPVFWASSVTAQDALARAKLAISVTVSPGHMLVTDVDARAFHG
- a CDS encoding PEP/pyruvate-binding domain-containing protein; this encodes MAAFGLNVPPAFVIGTGFCAHRDDVTPEIWGDALTTLEHASDLRLGDSRRPLLLSVRSGAPVSMPGMMETLLNIGLTEATLPGFVRLTGHPRLAWDAYRRLIAGFGEVVAGVDAQHFEADLDAVRNGEERSLDFVALRDVAGRHLQTFAKEAGHPFPQDAKQQLTEAIGAVFRSWSSDKAVTYRNLHGLSHDMGTAVTVQRMVFGNAGGLSGAGVGFTRNPSTGAQSPWVDFLFNAQGEDVVSGRRTAQGHDELAAVAPSLWDELVQVANALERHFGDMQDFEFTIEDGVLFMLQTRNGKRTPRAAAQIALDMLDQGLIDAETARLRTNGLDASSLSLSTISTEDGKSLSPIATAASAATGVASGEIAFEEDVARRRKQAGAQVILVRRDAETRDIAALELADGLLTQHGARTSHAAVVARQLGKVCLVGCETMMIDEAARCLIIGGVSYSEGTILTLDGNSGNIYAGAASVSKNVPEELLARLNQLRNPN
- a CDS encoding DUF47 family protein encodes the protein MEKIDVVASLGQSQLLRPAYLKAALAANDRLKFYLTALQTAYSHAMHPDVASLDLHREYAAAKVDAPWLLALPASSHLRASVLHADDLPKLVDKLAADLRLMGRPLEGDADRDHHALLSRIEVWCGWLGGLEPGLLDAGQLRQLTSGNRREDDSFHILVMDLHKAINRLAADISDETIDGAHIWQLSPDDRPRVAAFMRGLNRTRPLKLTHPGLDTAATRDGTRLLIQNDIGTNDAHVLVIQVEGLRLSLTYSDLHQQRFAFFQDLLGEIGATWSNVGSRATEGLNAGDAYYVGTATFDNADETALGVTLEALGSRIVFLIDWNRARKRLRLLVGKANATAILAASARRDIGHMGWLEAGAEHLLFDAMESIGSEFFRIGDRLDTVLGDEHARAFMLDAMSSASQAMQEHQPLPRIADSVRLLLVRHLGQQRDVFELLGEHAGFCHELAEGLRDALTHGLERDGKAAEKLASRAKGWERQADNLVTRSRERAEHNTRWLPFTRLIERADNIADALEEATFLLSLIAEARNKGWHGEVREKLVRLAERTYEAVRDHVRALSIAGILRDGGTAEDHETFIAVSWRAVEAEHQCDELLRDVRRALARHVDDPLTLTLTTDFAAAIELATDALLAASFGIRELAFDSIGARG